The genomic interval ATCATCACGTACGGCCGGGTGTCGGCGGTGTCCCGGGCGCGCTGCTCGACGCGGCCGGGGCTCTCGTACATCCGGGAGCGGATGTCGCTGATGCCGGGCCGGTCGTCGCCCTCGTACTGGATGACGCGGGTGGGGTCGTACGAGCGGATCCAGTCGTGCATGGCGGTGAAGGTGCCGCCGCCGCCGGCCTCGTTGCCGAGCGACCAGATGACCACCGAGGGGTGGTTCTTGTCGCGGTGGACCATGTTCTGCGCGCGGGCGACGCACGCGGCGGTCCAGTCGGGGTGGTCGCCCGGGTAGCGGTCGCGGATGCCGTGGGTCTCGAGGTTGGTCTCGTCGACGAGGTAGAGGCCGTACTCGTCGGCGAGTTCGTACCAGAGCGGGTGGTCCGGGTAGTGCGAGGTGCGGACGGAGTTCATGTTGAGCCGCTTGACGATCGTGATGTCCCGGACCATGTCCTCGCGGGTGAGGGCGGTGCCGCGGGCCGGGTGCATCTCGTGGCGGTTGGTGCCGCGGAAGGACACGGGGCGGCCGTTGATCCGCATCAGCCCGTCCTTGAGCGCGAACTCGCGGATGCCCACCCGGTGGGAGAGGGTCTCGACGACCGTGCCGGACGGGTCGCGGAGCTGGAGGACGGCCGTGTAGAGGTACGGGTCCTCCGCCGACCACAGCCGCGGGTCGGGCACGGCCCGGGACGCCCGCACGGTGACGTCCCGGCCGGCGCCGGCGCCGGTGAGGTCGGCGGTCCGCCGCAGCGGCCGCGACCACACGGCGTGTCCGCGCGCGTCGTACAACTGCGTCTCGACGGTGTACCGGCCGCCGCCCGCGTCGTCGCCGTACGCCCGCACGTGCGCGGTGACGTCCAGTCGGGCGGCGCTGTAGGTGTCGTCCAGCGGCGTCTCCAGCTTGAAGTCGCGCAGGTGCACGGGCGGGGTGGAGTACAGGTGGACCGAGCGGAAGATGCCGCTCAGCCGGATCATGTCCTGGTCCTCCAGCCAGTCGCCGTCGGCGTAGCGGTACACCTCGACCGCGATCTGGTTGGTGCCGGGACGGAGGCGGTCGGTGACGTCGTACTCGGAGGGCGTGTAGGAGTCCTCGTCGTAGCCGACGAGTTCGCCGTTGATCCACACGTAGTGCGCGGACTTCACGCCCTCGAAGTGGAGGAAGACGCGGCGGCCGCGCCACTCGCGCGGGACGGTGAAGGTGCGGCGGTACTGGCCCACCGGGTTGTAGCGGGTCGGTGCGGCGGGCGGCTGGGGCTCCTCGCCGCGGCCGTTGGGGCCCCAGTAGGGGTAGGTGATGTTCAGGTAGATCGGGAAGTCGTATCCGTGCAGCTGCCACACCGACGGGACGGGGACGGTGTCCCAGTCGCGGTCGTCGGTGTCGGTGCGGTGGAAGTCGGGGTCGCGGTCCTCGGGCCGGTCCGCGTAGGCGAACTTCCAGGCGCCGTCGAGGTCGAGGCGGTACGGCGAGCGGGTGCGGTCGGCGGCGAGCGCCTGCGGCACGCCGGCGTACGGCATGAGGGTGGTGTGCGGGGGTTCGGTGCCGAGCCGGAAGACGCCGAAGTCGTTCCACTCCGGGGGGCCGTCGGCGGGCGAGGGGCGCGGGCCGGCCGCGTGCGCGGCGCGGTACGGGGCGGACAGGGCGAGGGCGCCGAGCACGGCGGCGCCGGACTCCAGGAGACGGCGGCGGCTGACCACCGGCCGGACGGGGCGGGCGGGACCTGCGGCGGGAGACACGTGCGGGTGCGGCATGACCGTGGCCTTCCTCGGTGCGACAGGGCACTGCGCGGACTGAGGGCACGCCGGGTCCCCCGGCGGCGCGGCGTCACGGCGGCGACGTCACGTCGGAGGAGAACCACGACGGGTGGTGACGGTGCGACTACGGGGCCCGTCACACCCTAGACGAATGAGCCCGATGTTCTCAGTGGTCGTCGGCGATCAGGGACCGTCCGGCCTCGGCGCCGCTGGTCCGGTCGTGCCAGATGCCGGCGGTCCCCCTGGACACGGACGGCGCCCCACGGCCTTCCCGCCCTCACGCGGTCACGGAGCCCGGGCCGAACGACTGACCCGGAAGCGGGCGGACCGGGCACCACCGTCCTGCGGCCCGGCGTCCTGGGCACCTGCCGGCCGGCGGTCGCGTGCGGCGCGGAGTGCTCCTCGGGCCGCGCCGGCCGGGGGAAGCGCGGAACGGCGCGGGTCACACCCGAGGGCGGCCGGCCGCGGGGCGGTGCAGGGGCCCCGGTCCGCGGAGGCAGCCGACGGCGACGGTCCGAAGGAGTGAGGGGAAAGGGCGGCGTGTGGACGGCGCGTCCCGCTGGACGGCCGCCCAAGGGGACGCAGGACCCCGGCCGGCGGCTGCCCGTCCCCGGTGAACCGGTGGCCCTCCGGGGACGCGCCCCCGGTGGCGGCGCCTGCCGGCCAGTGGCCCCGGGGTCGCCCCGAAGAGTGAACGTCCCCTGACCGCGTCACCGTGCGCGGTGATTCGGCTACTGTCCGACGCGTGATCCGTGCGATGCCCCCCGCTGCACCCCGTCCGCGTCCGGCCCGGGCGCGGACGATCGCGTCCGGCCCCGTCACCGGCCGGCCGGACGCCGGTGCCCGGGGGCGTATGTGCTGACCGCGGTCACCGGTGCCACCGGCTTCCTCGGTCTGCACCTGGTACGGGAGTTGCTGGCGCGTCGGCAACGGCTGCTGCTGCTCGCCCGCCCGCACCCACTGCCGGCGCCCGTGCGCGTGGAGCGGTTCCTGCGAGCGTGCGGCGCGGACGCGGAGGAGCTGCGGGCTGCGCGCACGCACCTGCAGACGCTGCAGATCACGCTGGAGGACGGCTTCCTGGGGCTGGGCCGGGAGCGCTTCCAGCGGCTGGCGGACCGCGTCGGCGCCCTGTGGCACTGTGCGGGCGACATCTCCTTCGGCGCGTCCCTCCAGCAGGCGCGGCGGACCAACGTCGACGGGACCCGGCACGTGCTGCGGCTGCTGACGGCCGGGGAGCGGGAGCCCCTGCTGTGCCACGTCAGCACGGTCGCCGTGGCGGGGGCCCGTCCCGACGGGATCGTCGAGGAGAAGGAGCTGGACGCCCCCTTCGGTTTCAACACTCCCTACGAGCAGTCGAAGTTCGAGGCCGAGGGCCTCGTCCACCGCTGGGTCCGCGAGCACGGCGGCCGGGCCCTGGTCTTCCGTCCCAGCTGCCTGGCCACCCACCGCCCCGCGCACCCCGACCGCCCCCGCCACCCCCTTCAGGTGCTCGCGAGGCAGGTCGGTGCCGTGCTCCGCCGGCACCCCGGACTCGTCAGGACACCCGAGCCGGTGCCCCTGCCGGTGCCCGCGGGCGCCGGCACCAATGTCCTGCCGGTCGAGCACGCCGCGTACGCGATGGCGGAGGCTGCCGCCCGGCACACCGGCGACCAGCCGCGCGTCTACCACGTCGTCAACCGCCGCAACCTCCCCATGACCGAGGTGATCGCGGCTCTCGGCGGCCACTTCGGCGTCCCCGTGGACACCACCTGGCGTTCCCTGCCGGAACCGCAGGACGTGCGGCACACGCTTCCCGCGTACGCCTACTGGCTGTCGTTCTCCCGCACCTACGAGGACGCCAACCTGGCCCGGCTCGGGCTCGCCTGTCCCGGCCGGCCCGTCGTCGACCGGGACTACGTCGCGGCGGCTCTGCACTGACCGGCGCCTCCTCAGGGACCGCCGCCCCTCCCCTCACCACGACCGCAAGGAGACCGTGTTGCGCACGCCGCCTTCCCCACGGCACGACATGCCCGTCGCCCTCGTCGGAGCCTCCTGCCGCCTGCCCGGCGGCATCACTTCACCGGACGAGTTGTGGGCGGCCCTGAGCGAGGGCCGGGACCTGGTCACCGAGGTGCCCCCGGACCGCTTCGACGCCTCCCGGTACCTCGACCGGAACCCCCGCCGGCCCGGCAAGACCTACACCGTCGCCGGCGGATTCCTCCAGGACTACGACCGGTTCGACGCCGCCTACTTCGGCATCTCCCCGCGCGAGGCCGCCCGCATGGACCCGCAGCAGCGGCTGCTGCTGGAGATGGCGGTCGAGGCGCTGGACGACGCCGGGATGGACGCCGACCGGATCGCGGGGTCGGACACCGCCGTCTTCGTCGGCTGCGCCGGCTCGTCCGCCCTCGCGATGATGGGCGCCCTGCCGGACGAGACGGACGCCTACACGATGACCGGCGGGGCGAACTCCATCGTCGCCAACAGGCTGTCGCACGTCTTCGACCTGCGCGGCCCGAGCATGACCGTCGACACCGCCTGCTCGTCGGCCCTGACGGCGGTGCACCAGGCCTGCGAGGCGCTGCGCGCCGGCCGCAGCCGCATGGCGTTCGCGGGCGGCATCGGCCTGCTGCTCGACCCTCACCCCTACATCGGGTTCGCCAAGGCCTCGATGCTGTCCCCGACCGGCCGGTGCCGGGCCTTCTCCGCCGCCGCCGACGGCTTTGTACGGGCGGAGGGCGGCGGACTGGTCGTCCTCAAACCGCTCGTCGACGCCCTCGCCGACGGCGACCGGGTGCGCGCGGTGATCCGGGCCAGCGGCGTCAGCAGTGACGGACGCACCCAGGGGATGGCCCTGCCCAGCAGCGAGGCGCAGGAGGAACTGCTGCGCACGCTCTACCGGGACGCCGGAGTCTCTCCCGACGAACTGGTGTACTTCGAGGCGCACGGCACCGGCACGCAGGCCGGGGACCGCGCCGAGTGCCGGGCCGTGGGACGGGCGCTCGCCGCCGCCCGTACCCGGGGGCCGCTGCCCATCGGATCGGTCAAGAGCAACCTGGGGCACCTGGAGGCGGCCTCGGGCATGCCCGGCCTGCTGAAGGCGTGCCTGGTGCTGCGGCACCGGCACATCCCCGCCACCCTGCACGCCGAACCGCTCGCCACCGACATCGACTTCACCGGGCTCGGACTGGAACCGGCCGTCACCGCCAGGCCGGTGCCGCCCCGTGAGGGGCGCGTCCTGGTGGGGGTCGCCTCCGCCGGGTTCGGCGGGGCCAACGCCCACGTCCTGCTCGAAGCGCCGCCCGACCCCGTCCTGGCGGAGGGGGCCGTCGCCCGGCCGGAGGGCACGGCGCTGCCCGTGCTGGTCTCGGCCCACACCGAGGACGCCCTGACGACCGCCGTGCACCGGATGGCCGACCACCTGGAGACCGTCGGCGCGGACGCCTTCTACGACACCGCCTGGACCGCCTGCCGCCGACGGCGCCTCCACCCGCACCGCGCGGTGGTGCTGGCCCGCACCCCGGAGCAGGCCGCCGACCGGCTGCGGGAGCGGGCGGCCTCCCCGGCCGTTCCGCCACCGCCCGTCACCGACCGGGCCGCGGGCGGCAGGGTGGTGTTCGCCTTCTCCGGCAACGGGTCGCAGTGGCACGGCATGGGCGCCGACCTCATGGCCGCGGTGCCCGCGTTCCGCGCCGCCGTGACGGAGGCCGACGCCGCCCTGACCCCGCTGCTCGGCTGGTCGGTGGCCCAGGAACTGGCCGCACCGGGCGCGCACTCCCGCATGGACCGCACGGAGGTCGCGCAACCGGCCCTGTTCGCGCTCCAGCTGGGCCTCGTCGCCGCGCTGGCCGAACAGGGGGTGCGCCCGGACGTGGTCCTCGGGCACAGCGTCGGGGAGATCGCCGCCGCCCGCGTCGCCGGTGCGCTGGACCTGCCCGCCGCTGCCCGGGTGGTGGCCGAGCGCAGCCGGCTCCAGGGCACCACCGCCGGCAGCGGCCGGATGGCGGCGGTGGGCCTGCCGGAGCGGGAGGCCCGCGTCCTGCTCCTGCCGTACGGCGGGAAACTGGAGATCGCCGCCGTCAACAGCGTGCGCGACGTCACCGTCAGCGGCGACGAGGAGGCGCTGACGGAGCTGGGCCACCGCCTGGCCGGCCGTGACGTCTTCTTCCGCCCGCTGGAACTGGACCACGCCTTCCACAGCCGGTTCATGGACCCGCTCGCCGAGCCCATGAAGGCGGCACTGGCCGGCCTGCGCCCGGGCGCGCTGCGGCTGCCCTTCGCCTCCACCGTCACCGGCGGACTCCGGCACGGCCAGGAGGGCACCGGCCTGGACGCCGGGTACTGGTGGCGCAACCTGCGGCGCCCCGTGCTGTTCGCCGAAGCCGCCGCCGCGGCGCTGGAGGAGGGCTGCGGCGCACTCGTCGAGATCGGCCCGCACCCGGTGCTCGCGGCCTATCTGCGGCGGGCCGCCGAAACGGCACGGGTGCCGGCCGCGGTCCTGCCCACCCTGCGCCGCGGCCGGCCGGGCGCGGACGCACTGGACGAGACCGTCGGCGGCGTTCTGGCCGCCGGGGCCGGCGACTGGGCGGCGTTCTTCCCCGTGCCCGGAAAGGTCGTCGACCTGCCCCCGCACGCCTGGCGGCGCGAGCCCCACCCGATGCCGCCGGCCGCGACCTGGACCCGCACCTGCGGGGACGGCACCCTCGACCACCCCCTGCTCGGCGAACGGGCCGCCGCCCTGGAACCGGGCTGGCACCAGCGCCTCGACCCGGTCCGGCTGCCGTGGCTGGCCGACCACAAGGTGGGCGGCGCGGTGCTGATGCCGGCCGCCGGGTACGTCGAGGCGGCCCTGGCGGCCGGGAGCCGGGTCCTCGACGGGCCCGTCGAGGTCACCGCGCTGACCTTCCGGCCGCTCACCCTGCCCTGGAAGGACCCGGACATGAACGTCTGGCTGCACACCTCCCTGTCCGACGAGGACGGGGTGGTGCGCGTGGCGAGCCGGGCCGGCGGCCCCGGGCAGCCCTGGCGGCTCCACGCCCGCGGCCGGGTGCGACGCCTGCTCGGCCGGGCCCCCGAGGCCCTCGACGGCACGCCGCACCGGCAGTTCCCGCACGACGCCGGGGCGGACGAGGTGTACGACCGGGCCCGCCGCGGCGGCCTGGACTACGGACCCCGCTTCCGCGTGCTCGACCGCGTCCGCACCGACGGCCGCGAGGCGGTGGCCCACTACCGCGCCGACCACCTCGACACCGAGGGCTACCTGGCGCACCCCGCGATCCTCGACGGCGCCCTCCAGGCCGGTGCCGTGCTGCTGGCCGGCACGGAGGGTCTGACGTTCCTGCCCGCGGCCGTCGACACGGTCCGCGCCTGGCGGCCCCCGGCCGTCACCGGACACGTGCGGGTACGCGAGCGGTCCGCCACCGCCGCCGAGGTCGTCTGGGACGTCACCGTTCTCGACGAGGACGGCACGGTCTGCGTGGAACTCCTCGGCTGTCGGCTGCGCCGCTTCGACACCGGGGCCGGGCCGGCGGTCGGCGAGTACGTCACCGAACTGCGCGCCGCCCCGCGCCCGGGCCACGCGGGCGCGGCAGACCCGCTGCCCCGCCCGCGTGCCGACGGAGCGGCGTCCGCGACGTCGCCGGTCGTGGTCCTGTCCGAGTCCGAGACGCGCCGGGGGCTGGCGGTCGTGGACGCGTTGAAGCAGATGACGGCGCATTTCGCGGTACGCGCCGTCGAGGAGATCCTGCCGGGCGGGGAGCGGTTCACCTGGGCCGGCCTGAGCGGTGCCGGGGTCCTGCCCGAGTACGAACCGCTGCTCGGCGTCCTGCTGGAGGTGGCCGAGGAGCACGGTCTTGTGGCGGGCGCGGACGCCTTCCGCTCCGGGTCCGCCTGCCGGATCCTCTCTCCGGGCCGCCCCGGGGAGACGGTGCGGTCCCTGGCGGCCGGGCCCTTGCGGCGCGGCCCGGAGCTGGCCGCGTACGGCATGTGCGGTCAGCGGCTTCCGGACATCCTGACGGGGCGCTGCGACCCACTGGAACTGCTGTTCTCCGAGTCCGGCCGGCACCTGACCGAGGAGCTGTACACCTCCTCGCTCCAGTCCGAGGCTGCCCACCGCGCCCTCCGGTCCTGCGTGCGCGCCCTGGCCGAAGCATGGCCCGCCGACCGCCCGCTGCGTGTGCTGGAGGTCGGCGCCGGCACCGGCGCCACCACCCGGGTGGTGACGCCCCACCTGCCGCGCGGACGCACCCAGTACGTCTTCACCGACGTCTCGGAGTCCTTCTTCCCCCGGGCCCGGGCCCGGCTCGCCGCCCACGACTTCATCGAGTACCGGACGCTGGACCTCAACCGCGACCCGCGGGAGCAGGGCTGCGCGGAAGGGTCGTTCGACCTCGTCCTCGCCTCCAACGTCCTGCACGCCACCGAGGACGTCCGGGCCGCGCTGGGCGGGCTGTCCTTCCTGCTCGCGGACGGCGGCCACCTGCTGGTGCAGGAGATGCACGACACCGCGGCCTGCGCCCTGGTGTTCGGGGTGCTGAAGAGCTTCTGGAACCGCACCGACCTCGCGGAACGCCCCCGCACCCCGCTGCTGCCGCAAGCACGCTGGCGTGAGCTGCTGCGGGAGACCGGTTTCGGCGACGTGACGCACGCCGACGCCGGCGGCAGGCTGGCCCGGGTGGCCTCCGTGCTCAGCGCGCGGCGAGCCCACCGCCCCGGCGCCGTCGCGCCGCCTCCGCTGCCGCGGGCGCCCGAGGGGTCCGCATGGATCGTCGCCGCGGAGCCGGACTGCGACCTGGCGGCCGGACTGGCCGAGGCGCTGACCACGGCCGGCGGCACGGTCCGCCGCATCGGACCGGACGCCGCTGCCGGGACCTGGGCCGGTCTGCTGCCCGGCGGCGACCCGCAGGCGTCGACGGTCACCGTCGTCCTGGTCACCGACACCGACCCGGATGCCTCGACGCCCACCGCGCGGGAGGCCGTCGCCCGCTCCGCGCGGTACACGGCGGCGTTGCGGAACGCGTCAGCGCTGTTGTCCCGTCTGCCCCAGGCCCTCTCGCCCTCGCTGTGGCTGGTGGCCCCGGCCGACGGCGCCGCACCCGCGCCCGAGCCCGTGACCGTCCCCGCCGCCGCGGCCTGGGGCACGGCGCGCTCCCTGGCCAACGAACACGCCCGGATCACCGTGCGGCGACTCGCGGCGGACTACGGCAGCGGAGCGGACGCCGTGCGGCGGATCACGAACGAGCTGCTGGACCCGGGCGACGAGGACGAGATCGTCACCACGCGCCACGGCCGGTTCG from Streptomyces sp. DH-12 carries:
- a CDS encoding SDR family oxidoreductase, which gives rise to MLTAVTGATGFLGLHLVRELLARRQRLLLLARPHPLPAPVRVERFLRACGADAEELRAARTHLQTLQITLEDGFLGLGRERFQRLADRVGALWHCAGDISFGASLQQARRTNVDGTRHVLRLLTAGEREPLLCHVSTVAVAGARPDGIVEEKELDAPFGFNTPYEQSKFEAEGLVHRWVREHGGRALVFRPSCLATHRPAHPDRPRHPLQVLARQVGAVLRRHPGLVRTPEPVPLPVPAGAGTNVLPVEHAAYAMAEAAARHTGDQPRVYHVVNRRNLPMTEVIAALGGHFGVPVDTTWRSLPEPQDVRHTLPAYAYWLSFSRTYEDANLARLGLACPGRPVVDRDYVAAALH
- a CDS encoding type I polyketide synthase — translated: MRTPPSPRHDMPVALVGASCRLPGGITSPDELWAALSEGRDLVTEVPPDRFDASRYLDRNPRRPGKTYTVAGGFLQDYDRFDAAYFGISPREAARMDPQQRLLLEMAVEALDDAGMDADRIAGSDTAVFVGCAGSSALAMMGALPDETDAYTMTGGANSIVANRLSHVFDLRGPSMTVDTACSSALTAVHQACEALRAGRSRMAFAGGIGLLLDPHPYIGFAKASMLSPTGRCRAFSAAADGFVRAEGGGLVVLKPLVDALADGDRVRAVIRASGVSSDGRTQGMALPSSEAQEELLRTLYRDAGVSPDELVYFEAHGTGTQAGDRAECRAVGRALAAARTRGPLPIGSVKSNLGHLEAASGMPGLLKACLVLRHRHIPATLHAEPLATDIDFTGLGLEPAVTARPVPPREGRVLVGVASAGFGGANAHVLLEAPPDPVLAEGAVARPEGTALPVLVSAHTEDALTTAVHRMADHLETVGADAFYDTAWTACRRRRLHPHRAVVLARTPEQAADRLRERAASPAVPPPPVTDRAAGGRVVFAFSGNGSQWHGMGADLMAAVPAFRAAVTEADAALTPLLGWSVAQELAAPGAHSRMDRTEVAQPALFALQLGLVAALAEQGVRPDVVLGHSVGEIAAARVAGALDLPAAARVVAERSRLQGTTAGSGRMAAVGLPEREARVLLLPYGGKLEIAAVNSVRDVTVSGDEEALTELGHRLAGRDVFFRPLELDHAFHSRFMDPLAEPMKAALAGLRPGALRLPFASTVTGGLRHGQEGTGLDAGYWWRNLRRPVLFAEAAAAALEEGCGALVEIGPHPVLAAYLRRAAETARVPAAVLPTLRRGRPGADALDETVGGVLAAGAGDWAAFFPVPGKVVDLPPHAWRREPHPMPPAATWTRTCGDGTLDHPLLGERAAALEPGWHQRLDPVRLPWLADHKVGGAVLMPAAGYVEAALAAGSRVLDGPVEVTALTFRPLTLPWKDPDMNVWLHTSLSDEDGVVRVASRAGGPGQPWRLHARGRVRRLLGRAPEALDGTPHRQFPHDAGADEVYDRARRGGLDYGPRFRVLDRVRTDGREAVAHYRADHLDTEGYLAHPAILDGALQAGAVLLAGTEGLTFLPAAVDTVRAWRPPAVTGHVRVRERSATAAEVVWDVTVLDEDGTVCVELLGCRLRRFDTGAGPAVGEYVTELRAAPRPGHAGAADPLPRPRADGAASATSPVVVLSESETRRGLAVVDALKQMTAHFAVRAVEEILPGGERFTWAGLSGAGVLPEYEPLLGVLLEVAEEHGLVAGADAFRSGSACRILSPGRPGETVRSLAAGPLRRGPELAAYGMCGQRLPDILTGRCDPLELLFSESGRHLTEELYTSSLQSEAAHRALRSCVRALAEAWPADRPLRVLEVGAGTGATTRVVTPHLPRGRTQYVFTDVSESFFPRARARLAAHDFIEYRTLDLNRDPREQGCAEGSFDLVLASNVLHATEDVRAALGGLSFLLADGGHLLVQEMHDTAACALVFGVLKSFWNRTDLAERPRTPLLPQARWRELLRETGFGDVTHADAGGRLARVASVLSARRAHRPGAVAPPPLPRAPEGSAWIVAAEPDCDLAAGLAEALTTAGGTVRRIGPDAAAGTWAGLLPGGDPQASTVTVVLVTDTDPDASTPTAREAVARSARYTAALRNASALLSRLPQALSPSLWLVAPADGAAPAPEPVTVPAAAAWGTARSLANEHARITVRRLAADYGSGADAVRRITNELLDPGDEDEIVTTRHGRFVTRVTDRPAVPEATARPRPGAYALRVRRPGPAYDLVWRPVPPPAPPGPGEVSIEVRAAGLNYRDVLQAQAVLPPQPGPDGTREHPVGYECAGIVAAVGEQVSRVAPGDRVWAVARGALCSHLTVDARAVGRVPDDMDLTAAATVPLAHLTAQYSLGHVARLSRGQTVLVHAAAGGVGLAAVQYAQRVGARVIATAGTAHKRNLLRLLGVDHVADSRTLDFAEQVLDATDGRGVDVVLNSLSGEAVTRSLELLKPGGHFVELGKRDLHANERLLLGPFRRALTFSAVDLNEMVLENPEQARHHVDLLAEGVTAGDLRPVPHWARPAAEAAEAFRLLQHSHHVGKLVLTFDQPPPLLPCPVRGPLDPEGTYLVTGGLSGFGASTARWLAERGARHLALVGRRGGRTPGAAEMLEDLRARGVRATAYTADAADIEAMRTVFQDADDRGHPVRGVVHAAMHLDDAPLAALDDARVTAVLTPKIGGALVLDELTRGRDTDLFVLYSSAAALIGNPHQAPYAGANLALEALVRARRRRGETGLAVQWGGIDEVGYVARLDLNEMLESKGMGLLAPREAHARLSRLLAEPAEVVAVGRMTWDALRSFCPAADAPRLSPVLAPAEQVAGHSGGDLRRQLTALPPQEARPLALRALAELAATVLQTTPERVPAERPLGELGMDSLMAAELAVLVQRHFDCEIPTIEAVANPTLTALADLVLGQYASRAVTAALPAQQTGARQDAAATARP